A segment of the Streptomyces sp. ITFR-21 genome:
GGGCGGCGGTCTCGCGGGCACTGGCCCGCTCCAGCACCGGGCGGGCCTCGGGCAGGTCGTACTTCTGCATGCCGGCCAGGTCGGCGTGGCCGGGGCGGGGCCGGGTCAGCGGCGCGTTGCGGGCCAGGCCGGCCAGGATCTCCGGGGCCACCGGGTCGGCCGCCATGACCTGCTCCCACTTGGGCCACTCGGTGTTGCCGACCATGATCGCCACCGGGCTGCCCATGGTCAGCCCGTGCCGAACGCCGCCGAGGAAGGTGACCTCGTCCCGTTCGAACTTCATCCGGGCGCCGCGTCCGTAGCCGAGCCGGCGCCGCGCGAGGGCGTCCGCCACCAGATCGGTGGTGACGGGGATCCCTGAGGGCAGTCCCTCCAGCGTCGCGACGAGTGCGGGGCCGTGCGACTCCCCCGCGGTCAGCCAGCGCAACCTGCTCAACAGTGCTCCTTCGGCTCGGCAGCCGGGTCCCTCCGCCCGCGTGCGGGGTCCCGGTCCTTCCTGCGATCCTCCCATGCCCGCTCGCCCGTACCGGACCCCGTCCAGCGGGCGGACGTCAGTGCGCGGCGAGCGCGGCCTCGCCCGCGGCGCGCATGGCGGCCAGCGGCGCGGGGCGGTGGCCGGTGTGCTGTTCGACCTGGAGGACGGCCTGGTGGACCAGCAGGTCCAGGCCGCCGAGGAGGGTGCCGGAGCGGGCGGACCAGGCGGCGGCCAGCGCGGTCGGCCAGGGGTCGTACAGCACGTCGAAGAGCGTTCCGGGGTGCTGCGGCACGGCGGCGGCCAGGTGGTCGGCGGCCCCGGCCGGGGTGGTGGCGATCACCAGTGGCTGGGACAGCCCGGCGGCGGCGTCGGCCCAGTCGGCGGTGCGTACGGTGACGCCGAGCCGCTCCCCCCACTGCCGCATCTCGGCGGCACGGGCGGGGCCGCGGACGTAGGCGGTGACCTCGCCGGCGCAGATCCGGGCGAGGGCGGCCAGCGCGGAGGAGGCGGTGGCGCCGGCGCCGAGTACGGCGGCGGAGGGCACCGAGGTGACGCCGCGTTCGCGCAGTGCGGCGATCATGCCGGGGATGTCGGTGTTGTCGCCGCGGCGGCGGCCGTCGGCGCCGAACACCACGGTGTTGACCGCGGCCACGGCGGCGGCGGTGTCGCTGACCTCGTCCAGCAGCGGGATGACCGCCCGTTTGAGCGGCATGGTCAGCGACAGGCCCGCCCACTCGGCCGGGTCGAGTGCGCCGACGAAGCCGGGCAGCGCGGCCTCGTCCACCTCGAACCGGTCGTAGCGCCGGCCGGTGAGCCCGAGCGCGGCGTAGGCCGCCCGGTGCAGCACCGGGGACAGGGAGTGCGCGATGGGCGACCCGAGCACGGCCGCGCGGCGCGGGCCCGGGTTTCCGGTCGTTTCCACAGGTGGGGTCCTGGTCCTACTGGGGGTGGTACTGCTGCTTGAGCTTTTCGAAGTCGACGCTGTTGGTGGTGAACTGGGTGGTCTTCCCGTCCAGCGAGATGAAGTAGTACCAGTCCCCCGGGTCCGGATCCATCGCCGCCTTCAGTGCGTCGGTGCCCGGGTTGCCGATCGGGCCCGGCGGCAGGCCCCGGTACTTGTAGGTGTTGTACGGGTCGTCGAGGTTCTGGATCTTCTCGGTGCTGATGTTCGTGGCGTGCAGGTTCTTGATGTAGTTGTACGTCGAGTCGAACTGGAGCAGCCCGTAGGTCTGGGTGTTCGCCGGGTCCATCCGGTTGTAGACGACCTTGGCCATCTTGCGGAAGTCGTCGTCGGTCTTGCCCTCGGCCTGGATGAGGCTGGCGACGGTGAGCAGTTGCAGCGGGGACTTCAGGCCCTGCTGCCGCGCCTCGCCCGCCATGTCGAACCGCGCGTACTGCTGCTTGGCCTGGCCGACCATCTGCCGCAGCAGCGCTTCGGGCTTCATGCCCTTGGCGACGCTGTAGCGGGACGGGAACAGGAAGCCCTCCAGCGGGTCCTTGACCTTTGTGCTGGTGTCGGCCCACGCGGGCAGGCCGAGGTTCCTCACCCGGGCCCTGGCGGTCTTCCGGGTGGTGCCGGACGGCAGGCCGAGGCGCTTGTCGACCAGGGCGTAGATCTCCATGTCGCGGGTGCCCTCGGGGATGATCAGGGCGTTCTGCGACTTCGGGTCGAGCATCATCGTCACCGCTGCCGCGGCCGACATCTTCGCCTTCAGGACGTACACGCCGGCCTGGATGCCGCGGCTCTTGGTGTTCTGGTTGGCCGCCGACACGAAGGCGTCGACGCTCTTGACGACGCCGGCGTCCTTGAGGATGTTGCCGATGGTGGTGGCGGTGGCGCCGGTGGGGATCTCCACCTGGACGTCGGTGGCGGTCTGTCCCGAGTAGTCGGGGGCCGGGCCGAAGTGGCTCTGGTAGAAGGTGTAGCCGAAGTATCCGGCGCCGCCGAGGCCGCCGACCAGGACCACCGCGACGACCAGGCAGGCGCATCCGCTGCGGCGCTTCTTGCCGGCTTTGGGCTGCGATCTGCCCGCTCTGCGGCCGCCGGCGGTGGCGGGCGCGGATCCGTGGGCGTCGTCGTCATCGTCGTCGTGGCTGCGGTCGGCGAAGAAGGCGTGCTCGCGCGGGTCGGCTTCCTCCTGCCCGTCGTCCTCGTCGCCCCAGCCGGTGGCCCCGGGCGGCGTGGCACCGGCGGGGCGGGCGCCGGGCTGCTGCGGTCCGGCCCCGGGGTGCCGGCCCTGCTGGGGCTGTCCCTGTCCCGGCACGGGCTGGGCCGGCTGGCCGGGCAGGGGCTGGCCGGGCTGCTGCGGCACCTGCTGCTGGGGGTACTGCGGCTGCTGCGGCGGCGGGTAGCCGTTCTGCCCGTAGAAGTCGGGCTGCCCGTACGGGTCCTGAGGCGGCTGCTGACCGCCGTACGGGTCCTGCTGGCCGTAGCCGCCGCTCTGGTGCGAGCCGGTGTCGTACGGGTCGTAGCCCGCCTGCTGCGGGTACCCCTGCTGGGGGTACTGCGGCTGCTGGCCCTGCGGGTACTGCGGCGGCTGCTGCGGGTACTGCTGCTGGGGGTAGCCCTGCTGCGGGTACTGGGGCTGCTGGCCGTTCGCGTACGGGTCCTGCCAGCCCCCGTCCTGCTGCGGCTGCTGCTGGGGATGCTGCGGCTGAGGGTGCTGCGGCTGCTGCGGATAGCCGTGGCCCTGGTCGTACACGTCACCGAAGAGCGGGTCCTCGGGGTGCCACGGTTCGGAGCCGGGGCCCCGGCCATAGTCAGTCATCGATCCCCTTGGTGAGCGGGCGGCAACAGGCCTGCCGACCCTGCGAAACGGGCGGCACCCGAGGGGCGCCGCCGTGTCGCGCGGAACGTTACCGTATCGCGATCAGATGACTACTTCGACGCCTTCTCCCGGAGCTTCGCCCGACGCCCGTTCGGCCTCCAGCGCGCTCTGCAGAATAATGACCGCGGCGGCCTGGTCGATTACCGAGCGTCCTTTTTTCGCCTTCACACCGGACGCGCGCAGGCCCTGGGCGGCGGTGACGGTGGTCATCCGCTCGTCCACCAGCCGTACCGGCACCGGGACGATGACTTTCGCCACACTCCCGGCGAAGGCGCGGGCCTTGGCCGCCGCCGGCCCCTCGGTGCCGTTGAGCGACCTGGGCAGGCCCACGACGACCTCGATCGGCTCGTACTCCGCCACGATCGCGGCGATCCGGCGGAGCGCGACGGGGACGTCCCGGCCGGGCACGGTCTCCACCGGGGTGGCGAGGATCCCGTCGGGGTCGCAGGAGGCGACCCCGATCCGGGCCTCGCCGACATCGACGGCGATCCGGCGCCCGCGCCGGATGCCCGGCGGGCCGGCCGCCGGACCGGCCGGGTGCCCGCCGGGGTCCGCGGCGGGTTCCGGCACCGGTTCCGGCGGCCGCCCGGCGGGGCCGGGGCCCTGCGGCCCGGACGGCCGGCCCGGACCCCGGTGGGCGTACTTGTCCGTCACGCGGCCGCCGTCACGCCTTCTCGGCGACGAGCCGCCGTACGGCCTCGATCGCCTCCGGTACGGCCGCCGCGTTCTGGCCGCCGCCCTG
Coding sequences within it:
- the ruvX gene encoding Holliday junction resolvase RuvX codes for the protein MRRGRRIAVDVGEARIGVASCDPDGILATPVETVPGRDVPVALRRIAAIVAEYEPIEVVVGLPRSLNGTEGPAAAKARAFAGSVAKVIVPVPVRLVDERMTTVTAAQGLRASGVKAKKGRSVIDQAAAVIILQSALEAERASGEAPGEGVEVVI
- the mltG gene encoding endolytic transglycosylase MltG, encoding MTDYGRGPGSEPWHPEDPLFGDVYDQGHGYPQQPQHPQPQHPQQQPQQDGGWQDPYANGQQPQYPQQGYPQQQYPQQPPQYPQGQQPQYPQQGYPQQAGYDPYDTGSHQSGGYGQQDPYGGQQPPQDPYGQPDFYGQNGYPPPQQPQYPQQQVPQQPGQPLPGQPAQPVPGQGQPQQGRHPGAGPQQPGARPAGATPPGATGWGDEDDGQEEADPREHAFFADRSHDDDDDDAHGSAPATAGGRRAGRSQPKAGKKRRSGCACLVVAVVLVGGLGGAGYFGYTFYQSHFGPAPDYSGQTATDVQVEIPTGATATTIGNILKDAGVVKSVDAFVSAANQNTKSRGIQAGVYVLKAKMSAAAAVTMMLDPKSQNALIIPEGTRDMEIYALVDKRLGLPSGTTRKTARARVRNLGLPAWADTSTKVKDPLEGFLFPSRYSVAKGMKPEALLRQMVGQAKQQYARFDMAGEARQQGLKSPLQLLTVASLIQAEGKTDDDFRKMAKVVYNRMDPANTQTYGLLQFDSTYNYIKNLHATNISTEKIQNLDDPYNTYKYRGLPPGPIGNPGTDALKAAMDPDPGDWYYFISLDGKTTQFTTNSVDFEKLKQQYHPQ
- a CDS encoding shikimate dehydrogenase; the encoded protein is METTGNPGPRRAAVLGSPIAHSLSPVLHRAAYAALGLTGRRYDRFEVDEAALPGFVGALDPAEWAGLSLTMPLKRAVIPLLDEVSDTAAAVAAVNTVVFGADGRRRGDNTDIPGMIAALRERGVTSVPSAAVLGAGATASSALAALARICAGEVTAYVRGPARAAEMRQWGERLGVTVRTADWADAAAGLSQPLVIATTPAGAADHLAAAVPQHPGTLFDVLYDPWPTALAAAWSARSGTLLGGLDLLVHQAVLQVEQHTGHRPAPLAAMRAAGEAALAAH